One Paraburkholderia caffeinilytica DNA segment encodes these proteins:
- a CDS encoding methyl-accepting chemotaxis protein yields MNSFAQTIKFKIILAFAACVTLIAVIGLFGIFGLSRLNSNMSDAYSGNTIPIADLSDVRANQLNVRLMLRRIQVFRDPVKTAQTASSIQAALERLDKSWNHYYPDGISSDKEREIAERIKSTLPQFKAATNEVVAAASAGNFDAASTAVEKVVPVASSLNDALDQDVAFNLAQAKQFADDSASTFRTIFWIAIALVVVGILVAVGASVYLLRAISNPLTKAVDIANHIAAGKLENQITVDSRGEFGQLLDALKKMDRQLSETVREIKTTTESVSVASREIASGNTDLSARTEEQAASLEETAASMTQLTETVKQNADNARQANALATRATDIADAGNEAVQGMVGTIEKISGSSTQISEITGVIEGIAFQTNILALNAAVEAARAGEQGRGFAVVASEVRSLAQRSATAAKEIKELIGSSVAMIQDGSKQASEVGATMGQVKQAIKQVSDIVGEIAAASEEQSRGIEQVNQAVGQMDEVTQQNAALVEQAAAAAQSLEDQAAKLTDAVSVFKVADMGQSTSRIAIPRSKPRLPSPKIQTMRRAESSKPKAGLSTIAEQPATVVDTANADWQTF; encoded by the coding sequence TTGAACAGCTTTGCACAAACAATCAAATTCAAGATCATCCTCGCTTTCGCCGCGTGCGTGACGCTAATAGCTGTAATTGGACTATTCGGGATATTTGGACTATCCAGATTGAACTCGAACATGAGCGACGCCTATTCCGGCAATACCATTCCGATTGCCGATCTATCAGACGTTCGTGCGAATCAACTCAATGTACGTCTCATGCTGAGGCGCATTCAGGTATTCCGGGATCCAGTCAAGACGGCACAAACCGCTTCGAGCATTCAAGCCGCTCTCGAACGTCTCGACAAGTCGTGGAACCACTATTACCCCGACGGTATATCCAGCGATAAGGAACGTGAGATCGCAGAGCGCATCAAGAGCACCCTGCCCCAGTTCAAAGCAGCAACGAACGAAGTGGTTGCTGCTGCTAGCGCGGGCAATTTCGACGCGGCTTCGACCGCGGTCGAAAAGGTGGTTCCTGTGGCCAGCTCATTGAATGACGCGCTGGACCAGGACGTTGCGTTCAATCTGGCCCAGGCCAAACAGTTTGCCGACGATAGCGCATCGACCTTCAGAACCATTTTCTGGATCGCAATCGCGCTGGTTGTCGTTGGCATCCTGGTCGCTGTCGGTGCGTCCGTCTATCTGCTACGCGCGATCTCGAATCCCCTCACCAAGGCCGTAGACATTGCAAACCATATCGCCGCCGGAAAACTGGAAAATCAGATTACCGTGGACTCACGAGGTGAGTTCGGCCAGCTGCTCGATGCATTGAAGAAAATGGATCGGCAACTCAGCGAGACGGTGCGCGAGATCAAGACCACCACTGAATCGGTCTCGGTGGCGTCGCGGGAAATCGCCAGCGGCAACACCGATCTGTCGGCGCGGACGGAGGAGCAGGCCGCGTCGCTTGAAGAGACCGCGGCGAGCATGACGCAGTTGACAGAAACGGTGAAGCAGAACGCCGACAACGCACGTCAGGCGAATGCGCTGGCAACGCGTGCCACCGACATCGCCGACGCCGGCAATGAGGCTGTCCAGGGCATGGTAGGGACGATCGAGAAGATCAGCGGCAGCTCGACCCAGATTTCGGAAATCACCGGGGTGATCGAAGGCATTGCCTTCCAGACGAATATCCTTGCATTGAATGCCGCTGTCGAAGCGGCTCGCGCAGGCGAACAGGGACGTGGCTTTGCCGTCGTTGCCAGCGAGGTTCGCAGCCTGGCTCAACGTTCCGCCACCGCTGCAAAGGAAATCAAGGAGCTGATCGGCTCGTCTGTTGCCATGATTCAGGACGGCTCAAAGCAGGCCTCCGAAGTTGGCGCAACCATGGGTCAGGTCAAGCAGGCAATCAAGCAGGTCTCCGATATTGTCGGCGAGATCGCAGCAGCTTCCGAAGAACAGAGCCGCGGCATTGAACAGGTGAATCAGGCTGTCGGCCAGATGGATGAAGTGACGCAACAGAATGCCGCGCTCGTTGAACAGGCTGCAGCAGCCGCCCAGTCGCTCGAAGACCAGGCAGCCAAGCTGACGGACGCCGTATCGGTATTCAAGGTCGCCGACATGGGGCAATCCACGTCACGAATCGCCATTCCTCGGAGCAAGCCTCGCCTGCCTTCGCCAAAAATTCAAACAATGCGCCGCGCAGAGTCTTCAAAGCCGAAGGCTGGACTGTCCACCATTGCTGAGCAGCCCGCTACCGTCGTCGATACGGCGAACGCTGACTGGCAAACCTTTTGA
- a CDS encoding 2-hydroxycarboxylate transporter family protein, which translates to MHSTSPTSQPEPAPVIEAQTRFWPEGWWKLMEIRIGVIPLPIYVVLLALISGFVISGKVPGEISMAIAVLAFFGFTCAEIGKRLPLFRNIGAAAIFATFIPSALAYYHFLPKPILKLTMDFTKSTNFLYLFIASIIVGSILSMDRRVLIQGFLKIFVPLAVGSVAAAIVGTAVGTALGLGAHHTFFFIVAPIMAGGVGEGAIPLSIGYSEILHLPQGELFAQVLPPVMLGSLTAIVLSGALDMLGKRLPHLTGQGRLQVGEQEEMAPMRDEITGHVDVTHIAAAGITAITLYLLGLMCRDLFGLPAPVAMLFIAVLVKLARAVSPQVQEGAFVVYKFFSTAVTYPLLFAIGVAMTPWDKLVAAFTLANIVTIVATVVTLMGSGFAVAFWLKMHPIDTAIVNACHSGQGGTGDVAILTAANRMQLMPFAQIATRIGGAIVVTGTLIVLARFG; encoded by the coding sequence GTGCACAGCACATCCCCCACGTCGCAGCCAGAACCGGCACCCGTCATTGAAGCCCAAACCCGCTTCTGGCCGGAAGGCTGGTGGAAATTGATGGAAATCCGGATCGGCGTCATCCCGTTGCCGATCTATGTGGTGTTGCTCGCGTTGATCTCCGGTTTTGTGATCTCCGGCAAGGTGCCTGGCGAGATATCGATGGCGATTGCAGTACTCGCATTCTTCGGCTTCACGTGCGCGGAAATCGGCAAGCGCTTGCCGCTGTTCCGCAATATCGGCGCGGCTGCGATCTTTGCAACGTTCATTCCGTCCGCGCTGGCCTATTACCACTTTCTGCCCAAGCCGATCCTCAAGCTGACGATGGATTTCACGAAGTCGACCAACTTCCTGTACCTGTTCATCGCATCGATCATTGTCGGCAGCATTCTCAGCATGGACCGCCGCGTGCTGATCCAGGGCTTCCTGAAAATTTTTGTTCCGCTCGCGGTCGGTTCTGTTGCCGCCGCAATCGTTGGAACCGCTGTCGGAACCGCGCTAGGACTCGGCGCGCACCATACATTCTTCTTCATCGTCGCGCCGATCATGGCGGGCGGTGTCGGTGAAGGCGCGATTCCCCTGTCGATTGGCTACTCGGAAATTCTTCATCTGCCACAAGGCGAGTTGTTTGCGCAGGTGCTGCCGCCGGTGATGCTGGGCAGCCTCACCGCGATTGTCCTGTCCGGCGCGCTCGACATGCTCGGGAAACGCTTGCCGCACCTCACCGGGCAAGGGCGCCTCCAGGTTGGGGAGCAGGAGGAGATGGCGCCGATGCGCGATGAAATCACCGGACACGTCGACGTCACCCACATCGCGGCAGCCGGGATCACGGCCATTACGCTCTATCTGTTGGGGCTGATGTGCCGCGACCTGTTCGGACTGCCGGCGCCCGTCGCGATGCTGTTCATCGCGGTGCTGGTCAAACTTGCGCGGGCGGTATCGCCACAAGTGCAGGAGGGGGCGTTTGTTGTCTACAAGTTCTTCTCGACGGCGGTGACCTACCCATTGCTGTTCGCGATCGGCGTTGCGATGACGCCGTGGGACAAACTGGTCGCGGCGTTCACTCTGGCCAATATCGTCACGATTGTGGCAACCGTTGTGACGCTGATGGGCAGCGGCTTTGCGGTGGCGTTCTGGCTGAAGATGCACCCCATCGACACGGCGATCGTGAACGCGTGCCATAGCGGTCAGGGGGGCACCGGCGACGTCGCGATCCTCACGGCGGCGAACCGGATGCAACTGATGCCGTTCGCGCAGATCGCCACGCGCATTGGCGGCGCAATCGTCGTCACCGGGACACTGATCGTGCTTGCGCGCTTTGGATGA
- a CDS encoding porin, with amino-acid sequence MKRRVSGISLAAISYFSCGTAYADRYEGVVTDSTTLYGIVNDDIDYVSTRSKRQAVSATRINSNSSRFGILGNEDLGGGLSAIFQIESKVNASTGTGAFAARETFVGLHGDFGALKLGNMDPPIDEVKGFYGNAPTGVTSILSTQAIINNNSGDAYGGSNAGANNGLPTMNDTMPNAIKYESPKVSNLYVDLMYARPTGQNPGFVPYNVGGDIVYADGRIKAALATQRNFGVRGPGLNDSTYLLTGGVTFWKTYAALVFSTLSADYTGGTVRRNFWGASVTQSVGLGKIYGFYGQAGNGSLDKPGMSQTGARMFELSYTYYLSKRTSIYTGFVRIINEANATYQLGVNGVKGGSTDAGAGVSGFIVGIKHNF; translated from the coding sequence TTGAAAAGACGGGTATCAGGGATATCGCTTGCGGCAATTAGCTACTTTTCCTGCGGCACAGCTTATGCGGACCGGTATGAAGGCGTGGTCACCGACTCCACCACGCTCTACGGCATCGTCAACGACGATATCGATTACGTTAGCACCAGGAGCAAACGTCAAGCCGTGAGCGCAACGCGGATCAATTCCAATTCGTCCCGATTCGGCATCCTCGGCAACGAAGATCTGGGCGGCGGTCTGTCGGCGATTTTTCAGATCGAAAGCAAGGTCAACGCCAGCACTGGGACAGGCGCATTCGCCGCCCGCGAGACATTTGTCGGACTTCATGGCGATTTCGGCGCACTCAAGCTGGGCAATATGGATCCGCCCATTGACGAGGTAAAGGGCTTTTACGGCAACGCTCCGACCGGCGTTACCAGCATACTGAGCACCCAGGCGATCATCAACAACAACTCGGGCGATGCCTATGGCGGGAGCAATGCAGGGGCCAATAACGGTTTGCCCACGATGAACGACACGATGCCTAACGCGATCAAGTACGAGTCGCCAAAGGTGAGCAATCTTTACGTCGATCTCATGTATGCACGTCCAACAGGCCAGAACCCCGGATTCGTACCCTACAACGTCGGCGGCGATATTGTCTACGCAGACGGTCGGATCAAGGCGGCCCTCGCAACGCAACGCAATTTTGGCGTACGCGGCCCGGGCCTGAATGACTCAACCTACCTCCTAACGGGAGGCGTCACCTTCTGGAAAACCTATGCGGCCTTGGTATTCAGCACATTGAGTGCCGACTATACCGGCGGAACCGTCAGGCGCAACTTCTGGGGCGCGTCCGTGACACAGAGTGTTGGCCTCGGGAAAATCTATGGCTTTTATGGCCAAGCGGGGAATGGGAGTCTGGACAAGCCCGGAATGTCCCAAACGGGCGCCCGCATGTTCGAACTTAGCTATACGTATTACCTGTCCAAGCGGACCTCGATCTACACCGGCTTCGTCAGAATCATCAATGAGGCGAACGCCACTTATCAGTTGGGTGTCAACGGAGTCAAAGGTGGCTCAACCGATGCGGGAGCCGGCGTCTCCGGTTTCATCGTTGGGATCAAGCATAATTTTTGA
- a CDS encoding DUF3579 domain-containing protein: MKAHFGTQHFLIKGITFSGKTFRPGDWAERLTGVITLFVGERRPGIHIACTRLAMPIVQADVKCLLVSSDLQLICPAAFEFVARFAGDNDLPMDFRSTPPFEAQDEHGIDEVAGAAMTNTSTPMGSLQRLPRASD, from the coding sequence ATGAAGGCGCACTTCGGTACCCAACACTTTTTGATCAAGGGCATCACGTTCAGCGGCAAGACATTCCGGCCCGGCGACTGGGCTGAACGGTTGACCGGTGTCATCACGCTGTTCGTTGGCGAGCGCCGACCTGGCATTCACATCGCCTGCACACGGTTAGCCATGCCAATCGTCCAGGCCGACGTCAAGTGCCTGCTGGTCTCCAGTGATCTTCAGCTGATTTGCCCGGCCGCATTTGAATTCGTCGCGAGGTTCGCAGGGGACAATGATTTGCCAATGGATTTTCGCAGCACGCCACCGTTTGAAGCACAGGACGAGCACGGTATCGACGAGGTGGCAGGGGCCGCCATGACGAACACATCGACGCCAATGGGCTCGCTACAGCGGCTACCCCGCGCATCAGATTGA